Genomic segment of Paenibacillus polymyxa:
CTTTGCCCGTCTGTATTTTGAAAAGCAACTGCATTTCCAGTCCATGAGCCACGAAGTCCGATGCGTCGGGCACCCGGTAATACAAAATGAGAAAAGTGCTTCATGACGTAATATTCTGGGTTCAGGACAGGTTTTCGATCCGCCGGATCAACGGTGATCATCGAATTTTGCTCCCAGCCCCATGTACTCTTGCCTTTCGGTTCCAAAACCATATTCCAGTAAATATAAGCATTTACGCCATTGGTGAAGTAGTGCTGGTACAGATTATATACATATTTGGCGTAGTCCCATGAGTTTTCTCCGTTCCCGCATTCATTTTCTGTTTGCATGTAACGAAGCTCAGGATAACTGGCAACGGTGCGCTGAATGGCATTTTTGCCTGCCCACTGGTAGCCTACGCCTTTAATATATTTGTAGGCCTCGGGGTCACTCAACACGGTATGGGCATACTCATCGAATCCGGTCGAAGTCTTCTTCATTAATTCCTCCCACGGATCGGGTGCGTTAATGGTGCCCAGCCAAATTTCCGTATCCAGTCCGTGTTCCTCAAAAGCAGGGCCCAAATAGTCGCGAATAAATTCACGCAGTTGCTCTCCGGTCCATACACAGGAAGGGAACTTCTGATCGGCAATGACTTCATTTTGAACATGAATCTGATGGATCGTAATACCTGCCTCGTGATAAGCCTGAACAAATTTGACAAAGTACAATGCATACGCTTTCAAAATATCCTTTTCCCAGCGCAGCGTGCCGTAATTGTAGGCTTTCGGTGATTTCATCCATGTCGGCGGACTCCAAGGTGAAGCGAACAACTTCAAGTCCGGATTGAGTTGTAACGCTTCCCGAATAAAAGGAATGAGATATTGCTGATCACGCTCAATAGAAAAGTGCTTCATCTCCACGTCACCGTCTGTTTCATTGTGGCTGTACCACTCCAGCGCGTAGTCACTCGCTCCAATAGGAAGTCGGCAAATCGCAAATTTGTGCTCGCCCGCTGGATGAAAGAGAGAATGAAGCACCCGATCTCGTTCGTCTTTTTCCAAATGGTTCAGGGCCACATAACCTAATTCATTAAAACAGCCACCAAATCCTTCGACAAGCTGATGTGTTTCTCCCGTAAAGACTAGATTGGCACTCTCTTGAGTATCGGTCAAATGATGAGCTTGGGATTGCCAAGCTTTAGCTTTGGAAGTGGAAAACCACTGAATGGTTTGATTACTCATGTATTACCCTCCTGTTCAAGCTTTTTGTATCTCTTCTTATTATAGGGTAGGATCATAGGAGATGAGATGGTCTGAGCCACGACAAATTTGCCCTAATCCAAGGTTGAATTTGCGGATGAGAACTTCTGCTGATAAGAAGTGTCAAGAACACATAAAGTACACATGTCTTTGATATGCTGGTGTCCTAGAATGACCGAAAGAGGGAAGTCGATTGAAGAAAAGAGTTCTTCTCGTGGAGGATGAAATACGTATTCGTGAAGTGATTGCTGACTATTTTAAACAGAATAATTGGGAAGTCTATGAAGCAGGCAATGGAAAAGATGCACTGATCTGGTTTGATTCGGTGCAGCCGGACCTGATTATACTCGATATTATGATGCCGGAACTGGATGGTTGGGAAGTGTGCCGCCAGGTGCGTAGCCGCTCAGGTGTGCCGATCATTTTGTTGACAGCCAAATCCGGTGATGATGATAAAATATTAGGCTTTGAACTGGGAGCCGATGATTACGTGACCAAACCCTTCAGCCCCAAGGTGCTGATCGCCCGCGCCAACGCGCTGATGAAACGGGTGGAGGGACATGTACAGCCGGAGTCGCATATTTTGCGGTTCGGTAGTGCCATTCTCAACACGATGGCTCATCGGCTTGAGGTGGATCAGGCGGAAGTCGAGCTGACGCCCAAGGAGTATGAGCTGCTGCGGCTGCTTATACATAATAAAGGCATAGTTATTTCACGGGATGCGATACTGAACCGGGTGTGGGGCATCGACTTTGAAGGAGATACACGAGTTGTCGATACGCATATCAAAAAGCTGAGAAGTAAGCTAGGCCGTGAATCACGCCATATCCGCACGGTTTTTGGTACTGGCTATAGGTTTGAGGAGGAAGAATGAACAAACGGGGAGTTACCTTTAAGTTGTTCATTATGACGGTTGTGTTTTTCCTGTGTTTTTACGGTATGGTGATTTTAAGTCAATTGCTGTTTTTTGAAAATTTTTATCAGGAACAGAAGATTGGTCGTGTGGAAAGCCGCTTGCAAAGCTTCGGTCAAAGTTATGTCCAGGAGGCTTGGGGATCGGGCAGGGTTTCCCGTGAGGCAGCTCGCTTTATGCTTCAGAATAAAAACCAGCTGGCGATTGTAACGCTGGACGGCAAAGTAAAGCTGGATGATGCGTTTCATATCAATCTAAGAAAAGCGGATGGTAAAATCGTTAAAATATCGCTGTCTCTGTTTATGAGCGAGTACGGAGATGAACTGAGAGCTGCTCGGATTCAGCCCGGTGATACGGTAACGGTTGAAGGTGAGGGATTGGGAACGGACGGCATCTCTACCGCCAATTTAATTTATCCAACCGGCATACAGAAGCTTGGTTTCAAAAATATAGGATCGACTTCGGAAGAGGCAAGCACAGATGGTAGTGTAAGATTTTCCGGTACGGTGACAGAGATTGTACTGCCGGATCTGAAAACATGGAGTCAGCGACAAGGCTTACTGTTTAGTGCGCTAGAGGAATGGTTCCCTTTATCACAGGCGCATCTGGAGAAACTTAAGAATTTCGAAGTGTTGGAAGAAGAGTGGACGGAACCTTGGACAGGGGTACGCAATGCAGTCATAGTCCATCCTGTTCGTCAGGACACAGGCGAGATCGACCTCCTGTTCACAGTGACATCGTTGCAGGAAATTAGTGAGACGAATGAAGCTCTGCGCTGGTTTTATCTGTACCTAGGGATCGGGGGATTTGCACTCATTCTGATTTTGTCCCTGTTCTATTCCCGGATGGTGACCCGTCCGCTCATTGCTTTGAATAATACTGCCAAGCGGATGGCTAAGCTCGATTTTACAGCCCATACACCAATCCGGCAGAATGATGAACTGGGCAGCCTGTCCTACAGCATGTATACCCTGTCCCAGAACCTGGACACAGCTTTGCGTGAGCTTCAGGAGGCCAATCAGCAATTGGTGGAGGATATGGAACAGAAGCAGAGGATGGAGGCTGTACAACAAGACTTTTTTGCCAACGCTTCTCATGAACTGAAAACCCCGCTGAGTATCATTAAAGGCTTCGCAGAAGGATTACAAGATGGGGTTAGCGCCGGGAAGCAGGATCATTATATGAAAGTCATTGTAGAGGAAGCGGACAAAATGGAGCGATTGGTCAAAGATATGCTGGACCTCGCCAAATTGGAATCGGGTACCCTCAAGCTTCGCAAGACGACCTTTATCTTGAGTGAGCTGGTGGAGGAGGTCGTGGACAAGTTATTCCATTTGTTGAAGGAGAAAAAGCTGGAAGTGGTCATTATCCCCGCCAATGAGATGCCGATCCATGCCGATGTAGGATGGCTGGAACAGGTGATTATCAACTTTGTTGTCAATGCCATACGACATGCTGAGGAAGGAAGCTCGATCACGATTCGTATCGAAGGTGCTGGGGAAATCAGTTTTTTTTCCATTGAAAATAAAGGTGAGACCATTCCTGACGATCAACTGGAGCAGATATGGGATCGCTTTTACCGGGCCGAGCTGTCCCGAAGCCGCCAGACAGGTGGGACAGGGCTCGGGCTGTCGATCGTCAAACGAATTTTGGATTTGCACGAATTCCGCTATAAGGTGGAGAATAAGAAGGACGGCGTACGTTTTGTTGTTATATTCGGAGGCTAAGCTATGGCAAAGGAGTTAAGAGTATGAAATGGAATTGGTTGCCCTCACTATGCACGATTGCAAACCTGGGGGCAGGGGTCTTATCCCTGTATTTCACGATTCATGAGCAATACATGACCGCTTTTATTCTCGTGGTAGTGGCTGCTTTATGGGATGTATTAGACGGTTTGCTGGCAAGGCTGCTGCATTGCTCCAGTGATTTTGGCAAACAGCTCGATTCGCTGGCGGATGTTGTCTCATTTGGGGTTGCCCCTGCTTTCTTGATCTTGTTATACAAGCTGGGAGATACCCATTGGATAGGACCGCTTGTGGCTGTTTTGTTTGTCATATGCGGTGCGGTAAGATTGGCAAGATTCAACCTAATGGCTTTTAGCAAAGGCTTTGTAGGTATGCCGATTACGGCGGCGGGTGTGATTTTGTCCTTTATGTTTTTATGGAGTGAGCATTTGAAGCCGGGGTTGTTGCTTGCATTAATGGTAGTGCTGTCGTTCCTGATGGTTAGCCGTATTCCCTTTCCGTCCTTCAAAAAATAATCGGTCAGGAGGTGGCTCCCCTATGGAATGGGTCATCAGCATGATTACACAATACGGATATATCGCTATTTTTGCTCTTCTTGCTCTTGGGATTATCGGCCTACCGGTTCCAGATGAAATTATTATGGTGTTTGTCGGCTATTTATCTTCTATTATGGTACTGAATTATTCGGTGTCTATATTAGTTAGCTTCATTGGTGCAATGACAGGGATGATGATCAGCTACACGCTAGGCAAAAAGCTGGGTCAGCCCTTGGTGGATAAGCACGGCAAGTGGGTTGGATTGACACCGAAGCGATTTGCAAGAGTTAAGGGGTGGTTTGCACGCTTTGGGTTGTGGACCATTTTGTTCGGTTATTTTATCCCAGGAGTCAGACATGCGACAAGCTATTTGTCGGGCATTAGTGCGATGCCTGTCCGAAAATATATGCTGGTGGCAAGCGCAGGTTCTCTGATATGGACGCTTATCTTTATCTCCATTGGTTATATTGCAGGGGCGAATATAAACTTTCATTAAGGTGACCCCAAAAGTAATGTAGCATTTTTCACGTATACCACCGATAATATAAATAAAGATACTGTACAACCAGTGAGGGGATCTGTATTGAATGTACTAATGAAGTATATTGAGAAGTTACCGAGTTTTCTGCAAATGATCTTGAATATCTCGCTGTTTCTGGTCGGGCTGATTTTAAGCTTCTTACTGCTAAAAGAAACATGGTCCATTTTTTCTTATGTTTTTTTGTACGCAGAGACCGACAAAAATTACTATGAATTCACGGAAGAGTTGCTTGTGTTTTTCTTGTACTTTGAATTCATAGCATTAATAGTTAAGTACTTTAAAACCAATTTTCATTTTCCATTACGTTATTTTATCTATATTGGGATCACGGCTGTCATCAGGCTCATTATTGTAGATCATGATGATGCTAAAAATACATTCTGGTGGTCTATTGCTATCCTAGTCATGGTAGGTTCTCTATTGATCGCTAACAGTAAATTGTTAAAAAGAGAAAGTTGATGCTCAGGAAGATTGCAAAGTTGACAGTCAAGTGGGAGAGAGGGAATAAAGACGAATGGTAAGAAACTGGATGAATCATGCGGGCGTCAGGCGGATAGCCGTCCTTGCGATAATCGTTTTGCTGTTGTTTATGTTAAGAAGCATGATGAATATTATGTTGTTAACACTGCTGCTTACGATCTTGATTGGCAGTATATATAACGGAGTGAATAAGCTGGTCAAGCGGTTCGTCAATGTGCCGTCAATGATCGTGCTACTACTGGTGTATGGTTTGCTAATTCTGATTATGGTGTGGGGCGTTTACCGAATGGTGCCGCTAATCGTTGTACAGGTCAAGCAGGTGTATCTCATGATTCAGCAAGCGTATATGTATCCTGATCGCAATCAATGGAACGAAACGATTATCGAATTTATGGACACGCTGAATGCTCAGCGGCTATTTGAGCCTGGCCTGAGTGCAGTGATGAAGGTCAGTCAATTGGGAACACAGCTTCTGGTGTCGATTATTTTGAGCTTGTTCTTCCTGATGGAAAAATCCTATATTACACGTTTTACAGCTACGTTTGTAGATAGCAAGCTGGGTTGGTTTTTCAAGGAAGTGGGTCATTTTGGCCGTATGTTTCTGGGTACGTTCGGGAAGGTATTGGAGGCTCAACTGCTGATTTCACTTATTAATTGTATATTGACCACGATTGCGCTCTGGATTATGGGCTTCCCTAATCTGCTCGGTCTTGCGCTCATCATTTTCGTACTGGGATTGGTTCCGGTGGCAGGTGTGTTTATCTCACTGGCACCGCTCGGCCTGATCGCTTTCAGTGTCGGCGGCATTCAATATGTGGTTTATCTGGTTATTCTGATCGTGGTGATTCATGCGATTGAGGCCTACTTCTTAAATCCGAAGCTGATGTCATCCAAAACGAATTTACCGATCTTCTTTACCTTTGTCGTACTTATTTTCTCTGAGCATCTGATTGGAATTTGGGGCTTGATTGTAGGTATTCCGTTGTTTGTTTTCTTCCTGGATCTGATTGGGATAAAACGCAAGCAAGAGAAGGATACTTGATTCAGCACTACAGATTCCACCCTAGTACAGTGACTATTGATTCATTACGAATGCCTGCGAAGCCGCAGGCATTTTTTTATTGCCCGTTTGTTCATAGGAAGAATCGCTGACGCTCATCCACTTTTTAATTCTCTTGTTAGCTATAGTACACTGAATATGCAAGATTAGATCAAGATAAAAGAAATGAGATGATCGGATGGAACAGAAAATTAAGGTATTGGCTATATCGGGTAGCCTTCGTCAAAAGTCCTCCAATACAGCGCTTATGAAGGCTACTATGGGGCTGGCTTCTGAAAATATGATGTTTACAGTCTATGATGGATTGGGGGATCTTCCGCATTTTAACCCTGACTTGGATGTAGATGAGGGGTCAGCTTCCGTAAGAGAGCTACGGGAACAATTGAAACAAGTGGATGGAGTGCTGATCTGTACACCGGAATATGGGAATGGTGTGCCGGGTGCTTTGAAAAATGCCTTGGATTGGCTCGTATCTTCAGGTGAATTTGTAAATAAACCTACAGCGGTCATCAGCGCGTCACCGTCTCCTATGGGCGGCCATCTGGCGCATGCCTCGCTGCTGCTCACATTGCAAATGATCAATGCAGAGATTGTGGAGAATGGAAAGGTCATTATTCCGCATATCACCTTGAAGCTAAACCAGGAAGGTGAAATTACAAACGCTGAAACTAGGCAGGAGCTAGAAGCATTACTTCAAGGGCTTGAGCAAGCTTGCTCAAGCACAGGAACTCTTTAGATTTTTGAAGTTTAATAAATGAAAATCAGCGGCAGTCTAAGATTTCATTATCACCTTCGAAGCTGCCGCTTCCTCTTTTAATTGATTTTAAAGTTTGAATTTTAGACGGTGTCCAATAAGTTCTCGTATACCTTTAATCGGGCATATACCGTTTCGAGTATGGGGTAAACAGTATTACTGGTTGAAGCCAATGCAAGAAGTGAACCATGTAGATGACTGGCTTCAATCGGAAGCTTTTTATGCATATCGCGTTGCATGGATGACATCATCTCT
This window contains:
- a CDS encoding response regulator transcription factor, which encodes MKKRVLLVEDEIRIREVIADYFKQNNWEVYEAGNGKDALIWFDSVQPDLIILDIMMPELDGWEVCRQVRSRSGVPIILLTAKSGDDDKILGFELGADDYVTKPFSPKVLIARANALMKRVEGHVQPESHILRFGSAILNTMAHRLEVDQAEVELTPKEYELLRLLIHNKGIVISRDAILNRVWGIDFEGDTRVVDTHIKKLRSKLGRESRHIRTVFGTGYRFEEEE
- a CDS encoding glycoside hydrolase family 30 protein, translated to MSNQTIQWFSTSKAKAWQSQAHHLTDTQESANLVFTGETHQLVEGFGGCFNELGYVALNHLEKDERDRVLHSLFHPAGEHKFAICRLPIGASDYALEWYSHNETDGDVEMKHFSIERDQQYLIPFIREALQLNPDLKLFASPWSPPTWMKSPKAYNYGTLRWEKDILKAYALYFVKFVQAYHEAGITIHQIHVQNEVIADQKFPSCVWTGEQLREFIRDYLGPAFEEHGLDTEIWLGTINAPDPWEELMKKTSTGFDEYAHTVLSDPEAYKYIKGVGYQWAGKNAIQRTVASYPELRYMQTENECGNGENSWDYAKYVYNLYQHYFTNGVNAYIYWNMVLEPKGKSTWGWEQNSMITVDPADRKPVLNPEYYVMKHFSHFVLPGARRIGLRGSWTGNAVAFQNTDGQRVVVIANPFKESRVLNLSLGETTQRLELEPESFNTIVIPS
- the psiE gene encoding phosphate-starvation-inducible protein PsiE, producing the protein MNVLMKYIEKLPSFLQMILNISLFLVGLILSFLLLKETWSIFSYVFLYAETDKNYYEFTEELLVFFLYFEFIALIVKYFKTNFHFPLRYFIYIGITAVIRLIIVDHDDAKNTFWWSIAILVMVGSLLIANSKLLKRES
- a CDS encoding DedA family protein produces the protein MEWVISMITQYGYIAIFALLALGIIGLPVPDEIIMVFVGYLSSIMVLNYSVSILVSFIGAMTGMMISYTLGKKLGQPLVDKHGKWVGLTPKRFARVKGWFARFGLWTILFGYFIPGVRHATSYLSGISAMPVRKYMLVASAGSLIWTLIFISIGYIAGANINFH
- a CDS encoding AI-2E family transporter codes for the protein MVRNWMNHAGVRRIAVLAIIVLLLFMLRSMMNIMLLTLLLTILIGSIYNGVNKLVKRFVNVPSMIVLLLVYGLLILIMVWGVYRMVPLIVVQVKQVYLMIQQAYMYPDRNQWNETIIEFMDTLNAQRLFEPGLSAVMKVSQLGTQLLVSIILSLFFLMEKSYITRFTATFVDSKLGWFFKEVGHFGRMFLGTFGKVLEAQLLISLINCILTTIALWIMGFPNLLGLALIIFVLGLVPVAGVFISLAPLGLIAFSVGGIQYVVYLVILIVVIHAIEAYFLNPKLMSSKTNLPIFFTFVVLIFSEHLIGIWGLIVGIPLFVFFLDLIGIKRKQEKDT
- the pssA gene encoding CDP-diacylglycerol--serine O-phosphatidyltransferase: MKWNWLPSLCTIANLGAGVLSLYFTIHEQYMTAFILVVVAALWDVLDGLLARLLHCSSDFGKQLDSLADVVSFGVAPAFLILLYKLGDTHWIGPLVAVLFVICGAVRLARFNLMAFSKGFVGMPITAAGVILSFMFLWSEHLKPGLLLALMVVLSFLMVSRIPFPSFKK
- a CDS encoding sensor histidine kinase yields the protein MNKRGVTFKLFIMTVVFFLCFYGMVILSQLLFFENFYQEQKIGRVESRLQSFGQSYVQEAWGSGRVSREAARFMLQNKNQLAIVTLDGKVKLDDAFHINLRKADGKIVKISLSLFMSEYGDELRAARIQPGDTVTVEGEGLGTDGISTANLIYPTGIQKLGFKNIGSTSEEASTDGSVRFSGTVTEIVLPDLKTWSQRQGLLFSALEEWFPLSQAHLEKLKNFEVLEEEWTEPWTGVRNAVIVHPVRQDTGEIDLLFTVTSLQEISETNEALRWFYLYLGIGGFALILILSLFYSRMVTRPLIALNNTAKRMAKLDFTAHTPIRQNDELGSLSYSMYTLSQNLDTALRELQEANQQLVEDMEQKQRMEAVQQDFFANASHELKTPLSIIKGFAEGLQDGVSAGKQDHYMKVIVEEADKMERLVKDMLDLAKLESGTLKLRKTTFILSELVEEVVDKLFHLLKEKKLEVVIIPANEMPIHADVGWLEQVIINFVVNAIRHAEEGSSITIRIEGAGEISFFSIENKGETIPDDQLEQIWDRFYRAELSRSRQTGGTGLGLSIVKRILDLHEFRYKVENKKDGVRFVVIFGG
- a CDS encoding NADPH-dependent FMN reductase, with translation MEQKIKVLAISGSLRQKSSNTALMKATMGLASENMMFTVYDGLGDLPHFNPDLDVDEGSASVRELREQLKQVDGVLICTPEYGNGVPGALKNALDWLVSSGEFVNKPTAVISASPSPMGGHLAHASLLLTLQMINAEIVENGKVIIPHITLKLNQEGEITNAETRQELEALLQGLEQACSSTGTL